CAGCTTCATATTGCCATTCCCTGTGTGGTCTGTCAAAATGGGGCAGGAGAGAAATGTGTGACActtttgcattttcagttcaacCCTAACCTGTGACAgcatacagagctacaatttctgcCTGCCTCTGGTTCCTGTAGTGTCTTGCATGGGCAATGATGGGGAAGGCAAATAAAAGTGGGTATCCTTTATAATAATTGCTAATGGATGGAGGAGGTCAGGAAGATGAACCTTCACTGGATGAaagccttttttttctttaatgttcATATCAGTTTCCAAAAAGGAAGATCTTGGAGGATTCTCTTTCATTGCAGAAGAGAACGCAATAATAGGGATGTCTCCCTATTTTTTTCTCCTTAGCACTGACTTTAAATTGAAGCTATAGAACCTGAAATCTGGTTCACTTAAAAACATGGGTGTGTTGAAAATGTCGTTTTTCTTCATCTAGGGCTCGTCAGGCAATGGTGCCACACCAACaagggtggctggtgcccattaggacaGGTAGGGTGGAAGAGTCGGAGGTCAGCAGTATGAGGTGACAGTGCCAATAATAGACAGAGACAGAGCCAACTGTAGTTTTGTCCGCATCCTCTTCTCTGCTGAGTTTTAGAAGGGCAACACAGACTATGGAGGAAGACCCTGACAGGACTAGATTTAAGTAAGAAGGTAGCAGGTGAGAGTTGGCTGACAGCAGACAGAGGTTGGCAGGGCAGTTCCCCATGCACCGTAGTAGACCGGTCTCCATTGCACAGCAAGAGTTGAGATTCTTGGTTTGGCTCGTGATGCTTCCATGATATAGACATTGATCATGCCAGCAGAATATCTTCTAGTGCAGGTGGTTATCAACAGCTATGACAGTATATGTTGGGGCCACAGGTGTGGCTCTCTGATTCAGTGGCCCTGTGGATTGCGGACGCTTTCCCTCTCCAATACAGCTGCATTGTGATGTATATGAATGAAGGAGAAGAGGAGATATGGAAAGCTGTGGAAGGTGACTCGCCCTGCCACAacctgtgggttgtattcagttaagctctactcagaatagacccattgaaattaatggacctaagttggtcatgcctcttcagtgggtctactctgaataggactagcactgaataccatcctttGTCCCTCAATCCAGGATAGAAGGCAAAGGAGGCCCGTTAATATTTCACCTatatcctttctttctttctttctttctttctttctttctttctttctttctttctttctttctttctttctttctttctttctttctttctttctttctttctttctttctttctttctttctttctttctttctttctttctttctttctttctttctttctttctttctttctttctttctttctttctttctttctttctttctttctttctttctttctttctttctttctttctttctttctttctttctttctttctttctttctttctttctttctttctttctttctttctttctttctttctttctttctttctttctttctttctttctttctttctttctttctttctttctttctttctttctttctttctttctttctttctttctttctttctttctttctttctttctttcttgttcgTCCCTGCTCTTGTTTCATCTATCCTGTATTGCTGTGGCCACTTTAGTCTGGTGTAAACATTGCAGTGATTTGATTCATGAAGTTATTGTGCATGTTTGGGAAGTCACTTTATTCAGTGGTTGTATACTTAACGTGTTGAAATGCCTCAGTTAGTTTGGGGAAAGTGGGATCATCAATAAAAATGTAGATATACATCTAATGGCTCTTCCTTGTCCCAGTAACAACCTTTCTCCTTTAATCCTTTTCATGTAATCCATCTGAATGTAGTGGCAGTACCAGAACTTTCATTTGTACACTCatctggctgctttttctttccttggcCTTCCTGTAGACAAGGCTACAGCTTTCTAACCAGCGAAGAACAATGCTAAAGATAGTGGTGGAAGGGGTAATCTTATTTGTGGTATCTCTTTGAATAAAATGAGCCTCTTGGGGCCAAGTGGAAACTCTCCTTGCCATAATAAACTAATTCAAGTTCCTGTTCTCCTTAGCTCCAAAGGGAGGGGGCTGGTATATGTTGTTTtaataaagggttttttttaattaaatgtgtGTCCTGACCTTCCTCTAGGAAACTTAAAAACTTGCCTGTCTTGAAAATACAACTGTTTTCCATCTAGGGCTCCTTCGGCAACAGTGCTACACCAATAGTTGTGagattcttgcttgcctggtgATGCTTCCATGCCCATTGACCTCTTGTAGGAagccccttcctttccttcctggtGCTGTTTGCACCTTACCCCATTCATGTGCTAAAAATAAGAGTTTTGGCTTCACACTTAATGGAAAGTTGAAACCTGAATGTAGAATCTGTCCATCTGTAGATGGAGCTGTTCTGTAGAGGTAGTAATTCTCAACACCATTACTTTTCATAGCACAACTTGCCCAGATGTGTTGGCTTTTGTAGAGGAAGATGTCCTTCACATAGGAAGCCCCCCTCGCATACCCCAGAGTATTTCATGTTGTCTTACAGTATTCAGAGGCTGAAGGAATCTATTGATTTGGAAAAAACTAGTCCAGTTTGTACCACTGATATAATTTGCCAGTTGGCCTGGTTAATAGCTTCCCTTTGGAGAGGAATTGTCCTATTGCAGAAGCAGCAGTTAAGTCTGGGGTTGTCCACCTTGATTTTCTTTCACCCTAACCACTGCATTTCCTACTGCACTGTCTGTTTGGAGGCTTATTGCCATTCTATAAAACCCCTTCAGATaaattgccttttctctaaaggaCAGTTTCTTCTTCTCCTGTCTTTTGTCTCTCTGTTCCCTCCTCCGGGCTGGTACCAGCAGGTCCGACTTCAGCTTTGGGACACAGCAGGCCAAGAGCGGTTCCGTAGTCTCATTCCCAGCTACATCCGTGACTCAACTATTGCAGTGGTAGTCTATGACATTACAAGTGAGTGAGAGATTGGTTCCGTTGCATATTGAAACACTCCCTCTCAAATGAAGGGGTCAGAGCACAGAAGCCCTTAGAAGATTATGTAGTTGGGCTTGGTCTATATTGTGCTGACCCGTAGGGTACTCAAGTATCATGTTTTTGCAAAATAGCCTTTAAagcttttgtcctttttttttagtttttaatgtATTAAGCCTTTCTCTCCCTCACAGATCTGAATTCCTTTCAACAAACCTCCAAATGGATTGATGATGTGAGAACAGAAAGAGGAAGTGATGTCATCATCATGCTGGTGGGGAATAAAACTGACCTTGCAGACAAGAGGTAATTTGGGAAGCTAGGAATTAGGCTGCTTTGCCTGTTGTATTCTTGAGTGTTTCCTAGCTGGCTTTTGGAAGGAACAAGAAGAGAGAACCCTGACTCCTCTCCTTTTTGTCAAGGAAATGGGATTAAATACAGCATAAAGCACACAAGGATGGTAGACTTGGCATTTTAATGCAGATGGATCTGATGTTTCCCTCCTTTAAATATAATGCTAGATAATAACAGTTCTCTGGAAGCATCACATCTTTTAACCGATCCTCCTTGAGAGATATTTATTTGAGGTATCCTATCCTTGACCAAAACAAAGGCATTCTGCTTGGGCTTGAGAAGCTGCTTCCCTCACCCCCACACCTTCATGACTTTTATATTAGAAATTTGGGGCTCACCTTGACCAGCTAGGGACCTAGTACAAATAAAGCAAACAAATATATAAGTAAAATCTGATTTGCCTGAAAGAATGACTGACTTCTTTTGGAGGAAAAATCTGAATGGCTTCAGCACATCACAGGAAATGCAGCCCTAAATGGAAACAATTCTTCAAAACAAAGGCACAACCCACAATAGAAGTACTTGGTAATGtactaataaatacagtacaactcACAGTTCAGTCAATGAACAATGTACTTAACATAAGGCATCTCTCTTGCTGATACTTTCCATACAGTACCTAATTAAGCCTATAAATTTGAGGTTTTCAAGTTTGGGGCTTTCACCTGTGCATTTTGACTGGCATCAGCAGGTCCCCAGCTATGGACAGCTAGCAAAGCTTGTACATCCAGAGATAGGCATAACCATCATGGAGTCCTTAGGCCAACATCATGGTGTCAGGAATGGCTCCTCTTCAGTTTAATTTCTGCTGTTACTTATGTGTCTGCATACTCAAGAAGTATATATTCAACTCCATACCCTATTTAAGAAAGCACTGTCCATGTCCTCTTGAATAAACATTTATAGGATGCTGCTTATTTGAAAGGGATTGTAAACCACTCGTCAATCACTGTACAGATATTTAAACAGCTGTTACTGTAGCATTTAGCATGCAAAATGCTATATAGTTTTTTATTAATATGGAGGGACACCTATTTGTACGTCCTAATGTGAGTTATAAATAAACACTTTGAAAAGAGACGTTGATGTCTGAGACTTCTctgttcagttcttccctgaatctGTAAGTAttttctttattaaatgtaaGGGATACATTTGGCAGATTGAAAGCAAGCTGCAGTCTTGTGTGTTCCCTCCTCCTGTCTTGTACACAATTTCACTTTCAATTTCCCTTTTAATGCAAAATGTGGATTCTACCAAGTATCtaaaagccaaaccatggttggtCCTTGTTTTCCAAACCAAAATTGGAAACCCACTTCAAACCATAATTTTCTATTCAGAGATATTTTCTATTCAAACATAGTTTCCCCATTTGGACATCTTGACAAACCATGGTGTGTGTTAaacgagaaactgaaattgaagcACCATGGGCAGGGACATCATTGGCTAGGTCCTGATTTTCCCCATTCAGAAAAACTACCTCACTGGTTTGGATTGTCTGAAATGAGCCTAAGAGactataataataaaagaaaatattAGGAAATAATGAAGACAACTCACATAAAACCATGCAGGCATACAACCTGAGTTTTACTGCTTCATTTTGTGTGGGCTCTGTGCTTCTTGTTGACATTTTGTTCCTGGCCAATCTTTTGCAATTTcatgtgtttttatttgtttgttgctgCTGATTCCctttttagtttttgcttccttttGGATTTCTTTTCCCTTTCCTGTGACTTTTTTTCCATTTCTATAGAAGAGGGCGTGCAAGAGACCTAAGAACTGAGTAGGATGTATATTGAAACCAGGGATAAAGCAGGATTTTATATAAAGCCAGGTATGTACAGGGTGTCAGAGATGGTTAATTCCCATGCAGCAGTGACGTAGCTTTCTGCGCAACAGTTGACCCACCTAACCAAACTAAGCCCACTGACAATGTTTTGTGGCCTTCTTTGACtacatctttttttgtttttcttttgtaatCCCATGCAGGGAGCCAAACTGGATGTAGCCAGCCCACCCTGTATAGCTGTGGGGCTGTTTTGGTTTGCTGAGATGTAGAAATGCCCTCAATAAGTGTCCTATACTTTAGAAAGCTACTACCTTTCTTTTGGTTTTACTTCTAGAGCTGCAGGAATCTCCTTTCTCAACTAAGGTTCTATAAATGCAATGGGCGTAAACGCTTGCTTATTCTAGCAGTATTTGTGTTGCGGCTTTGCTTATTGTGATTCATGAGCCCCCACAGTTTCTAGTTTGCAGTGGTCAGTCTAAAGCCTGAGTTTATGAAGGTGGCAGTTCAGAAATTCAGGAGTCCTCACATAGTGTTGATCGGAAAGGGAAGAGATCCTTAAGGACTGAATCTCATCTCAAAGGACaaatgccttttctttctttctgttttgtttctccATCGTTCTCTCCAGGCAAATCACTACAGAAGAAGGCGAACAGAGAGCCAAAGAACTGAGTGTGATGTTCATTGAGACTAGCGCAAAGACTGGCTATAATGTGAAACAGGTAACTGGGTGTTGTTCCCAAGAAGGAACACTGCAATTTTTAGCACTAAAATTCACCAAAAGCACTTGGATTTGGGGCTTCTCTTATTTGAGGAATTTTAGATCTCTTCTTACCAGTTCTAGGCATGGCCTGCTTAGTGGTGATGTCTTTGAATGGACTAATTTCTCTTTCGCTTTGATCCTGTCATTTCAAAGGTCTTTTTAGAAGGCCAGATGCTGCATCCCTCCTGCGTTTCATCCTAATTACTGCAATATTCACATTTCCTTATCACTTAAGCTTGTTCCAATGCTCCCACACTGTTAGCCACATATTCCTTTGCGGGCTCTAAATTCACCTTCGttttgtgttgcctttcagcttttCCGTCGTGTGGCTGCCGCCTTACCTGGGATGGACAGCACTCCGGAGAAAAGCAAAGACGACAGTATCCTTGCTGTGCTTCTCAGTAGCTTCCTTCCATATTGCATTGGTTCAATATAAGCCTTTTTACATCTTGCCATTGCAGTTCTTTCTCTCCGTTTTGGACTGCTGTCTGTAAAGTATTGGCTGTAACTTATTTTAACGTGTGCCACTGGTACAGGGGTGgcgaacctcaggcccaggggccaaatgcaaccctctaggcctctctgtctgctcctcagaactctccctaggccacacctct
The DNA window shown above is from Rhineura floridana isolate rRhiFlo1 chromosome 16, rRhiFlo1.hap2, whole genome shotgun sequence and carries:
- the LOC133371272 gene encoding ras-related protein Rab-6B-like isoform X1; translation: MSAPGGAGGEFGNPLRKFKLVFLGEQSVGKTSLITRFMYDSFDNTYQATIGIDFLSKTMYLEDRTQVRLQLWDTAGQERFRSLIPSYIRDSTIAVVVYDITNLNSFQQTSKWIDDVRTERGSDVIIMLVGNKTDLADKRQITTEEGEQRAKELSVMFIETSAKTGYNVKQLFRRVAAALPGMDSTPEKSKDDMIDIKLEKPPEQPVTESGCSC
- the LOC133371272 gene encoding ras-related protein Rab-6B-like isoform X2: MSAPGGAGGEFGNPLRKFKLVFLGEQSVGKTSLITRFMYDSFDNTYQATIGIDFLSKTMYLEDRTVRLQLWDTAGQERFRSLIPSYIRDSTIAVVVYDITNLNSFQQTSKWIDDVRTERGSDVIIMLVGNKTDLADKRQITTEEGEQRAKELSVMFIETSAKTGYNVKQLFRRVAAALPGMDSTPEKSKDDMIDIKLEKPPEQPVTESGCSC